Below is a genomic region from Microbacterium sp. LWO12-1.2.
GCGCGGTGACCTCGGCCGCCGCGAGTTCGGCTTCCTTCGCCGCCAGCGCCTGCGTGACCTGACCGCGGCCCTGGCCGACGAGCTTGCCGAACGCGGCCTTGTTCTCCGGCGCGACCTGACGCATCGACGCGTTCAGGACCGCGAGAGGCGATCCTTCGGCGACGTGCGCGGCACGGACGGCTTTGAGCTCGGCGGTGTCGGCGGCAGCACCGATCGCGGCGAGCGCTGCGGCGACGGCCGCTTCGACGGCTTCTGGGGTGATCTCGGGAGACTCAGACACGAGATAGGAGTCTACCGGCGCGGGGCGACGGGGTCAGACGGCGCCCGGCCCGTTGCCCATGTCGAACTTCCCCGCTCCGCGCTGCATCGCGATGACTTCGGTCAGTGTCGACTCGTCGTCCGCCGCGGGGTTTCCTCCGCCGACGATCGCCGAGACCTTCGGCGAGCGCCGCGTGCGGATCTCGACCCAGCGCGCGATGCCCGAGAGGATCAGGCACATGATGATGTAGATGCCGCCGATGACGAACGCGGACTGCAGGATCGGACGCCCCTGCTGCGAGGTCAGCTGCTTGGCGTAGTACAGCAGCTCGGGGTACGTGATGATGAACCCGAGAGCGGTGTCCTTCATCGTGACGACCAGCTGGGCGACGATGACAGGGAGCATGGCCCTGATGGCCTGCGGGAGCAGGATCAGACGCATCACGCCGCTCTTGCGGAGTCCGATCGCGTAGCCGGCTTCCTTCTGTCCACGCGGGAGGGATTCGATGCCGGCGCGCAGCACCTCGGCGAGCACCGAGCCGTTGTAGGCCATGAGCGCGATGACGACGGCCCAGTACGGGTCCATCTTCACCCCCACCACGGGGAGGCCGTAGTAGAGCAGCATCATGAAGACCAGCACCGGCACCGCGCGGAACAGCTCGGTGATCGCGGTCACGGGGATGCGCACCCACGCGTGCTCCGAGAGCCGACCGATCGCGAGCGTGAATCCGAGGATGATGCTGAGCACGGCGGCCAGCGCGAAGGCGGCCAACGTGTTGCCCAGCGCCTTGAGGATGCCCATCCACACGTTCGAGAAGGTGAAGACGTACCACTTCTCCGAGGAGAACTGCCCGGTCTCGAACATCCGCAGGATCACGAAGCCGACGATGGCGAGCACGACGGCGATCGTGACGATGGCGAGGATGCGGTTGCGGGCGATCGCCCGGGGGCCGGGGACGTCGTACAGTACGGAGCTCATCGCGCGATCCTCCATCGGTTCTCGAGATGGCGTTGCAGCCAGCTCATCAGCAGGACCAGCACCACGAACACCACGGCGACCCAGAGCAGGACCTCCATGGGGTTCCCAGGGCGGTCGGCGGAGTCGTTGATCGTGGAGCGGAGGGCCGCGAGTTCGGCGATCGAGAAGCCGGCCGCAACGGTGGTGTTCTTGAGGAGCGCGATGAACACGCTCATCATCGGGGGCACCACCGAGCGGAAAGCCTGGGGCAGGATGACCAGCGTCATCACCTGCCCGAACGGCAGCCCGATGGCGCGGGCGGCTTCGGCCTGACCCACCGGGACGGTGTTGATGCCGGCGCGCAGCACCTCGGCGACGTAGGTGGCCGTGTAGATGCCGATCGCGAGGATGCCGAGCACGGTGTTCGACAGGTCCGGCAGCCCGAGCTGCGGATAGCCGAACACGAAGAAGAAGAAGACGAGGGTCAGTGGAGTGTTGCGCACGATGTTGACGTACAGCGTGCCCACGCCCCGGGCGATCGGGATCGGAGAGACGCGCATGGCGCCGACGATCATGCCGAGCACCAACGCGATGATGCCGCCGATGAAGAAGACGAGCAGCGTGTTGCCGATCGCCTTGCCCCACAGGTCGAGGTTGCCGAAGATGACGTCCACGCCACCCTCCCTTCTTCAGGCTGGGTGGGGCGGCCTCTGTGGAGGCCGCCCCGTGTCAGATCAGTACGCGTCGACCGCGGGCTGCTCGACCTCGATGCCGGAGGAACCGAGGTTCTTGTCGAAGATGGCCTGCCAGATGTCGCCGCCGTCGGTGAACAGCTCGTTGATGTGCGCGCGCAGCACGTCATCGCCCTTGGCGAGTCCGACACCGTAGTTCTCCTCGGTGAACAGTCCACCGGTGACCTTGACGTCGTCCGGGTACTGGGCCGCGTAGCCGATGAGGATCGCCTGGTCGGTGGTGACCGCGTCGACCTTGCCGTCGATCAGGTCCTGGACGCAGGCGGAGTACAGGTCGTACTCCTGCGTCTTGATGTCGGGGAAGTTCGCCTTGATGTTCTGGATCGGCGTGGAGCCGGTCGCCGAGCAGACGGTCTTGCCGTTGAAGTCCTCGAGCGCCTCGGCATCGTCCGCGTCCGCCGCGACCAGGAGTCCCTGACCGGTGACGAAGTAGGGACCGGCGAAGTCGATGAGTTCCTTGCGCTTGTCGTTGATCGAGTAGGTGCCGACGTAGTAGTCGATGTCGCCGTTCACGATGGCCTGCTCGCGGTTCGCCGAGGCGATCGGCTTGAACTCGATCTTGTCCTCGTCGTAGCCGAGCGATGCGGCGATCCAGCGGGCGATGTCGACATCGAAACCGGTGCGCTCCCCCGAGGTCACATCGAGGTAGCCGAGACCGGGCTGGTCCTCCTTCACGCCGACGACGACCTTGTCGCGCTCCTTGATGGCGTCGAACGTGGGGCTGCCTTCGAGCTGCACGTCCGTGGCGACCTCGAACCAGGTGCTCTCCTCGCCGCCTTCCTCACCGCCGGTGCCTGCTCCGGGGCTGGACGGCGTGCCGCTGTTGCAGGCCGTGAGTGCCAGCAGCGCCGTGGCTGCGATGCCGATGCCTGCCAGTGTCCGTGTGCGTCGCATGTGCGTCTCCTTCGTGTGCTGTGTGTGCAGGGTCTGGGGTGCGATCAGTGCGTGAGGAGCTTCGAGAGGAAGTCCTTGGCGCGATCGCTCTTCGGGTTCGTGAAGAACTCCTCCGGAGTGGCCTCTTCCACGATCCGGCCGTCTGCCATGAAGACGACCCGGTCGGCGGCCTTGCGGGCGAAGCCCATCTCGTGGGTGACGACGATCATCGTCATGCCGTCGTGCGCGAGGTCGACCATCACGTCGAGGACCTCGTTGATCATCTCGGGGTCGAGCGCGCTGGTCGGCTCGTCGAACAGCATCACCTTGGGCTGCATCGCCAGCGCGCGGGCGATCGCCACACGCTGCTGCTGACCGCCGGAGAGCTGGGCCGGGAGCTTGGAAGCCTGCTTGGCGATGCCCACACGTTCGAGGAGCACCATGGCCTCCTTCTCGGCATCCGCCTTCTTCATGCCACGGACCTTGATCGGACCGAGCGTCACGTTCTCGAGGATCGTGAGGTGCGCGAAGAGGTTGAACGACTGGAACACCATGCCGACATCGGCACGGAGGTTCGCGAGCCCTTTGCCTTCGGCGGGGAGCTCCTTGCCGTCGATGCGGATCGAGCCGCTGGTGATCGTCTCGAGCCGATTGATCGTGCGGCAGAGCGTCGACTTGCCGGAACCGGACGGGCCGATCACGACCACGACCTCACCGGAGTTCACCGTGAGATCGATGTCGGTCAGTGCCTGGAAATCGCCATAGTGCTTCTGGACGTTCTCTACCACGACGAGGGCCGTACCTGAGGTCATCATTTCTCCAAACTAGCCACGCGGTGGTGCTCGCTCCACACAAACGGGGCGAGATTTACACGTTCGTAATGCCGAGGACGCCGGTGATCGACGTGCGGGCACAGGTGTCCCGCGGACCGTCCCTCACGGGCCGCGGGACCCCCGCAGCTGGTGCGATCGTCCCCCTGGCGTCGCAGTCCAGCGTGCGCCCGAACGGGCGCGAACACGTCGGATCCGAGGGAGGGAGAACGCCTCTGCCTTGATGTGCGGCACGAACTCAGTGGCATCGGGATTCTCCGTCGAATCGAGGTGATCGACATCAGAGTGACAGAGCCCGAGTGCTCTGTGAGAGTTCTTGAGTATTTCTTGAGGAGCGGGTGCGCGCTCTCAGCGCCGGGTCTCGCGGTAGTACTCCACCGCGCCGGGGTGAAGATCGACAGGGGCCGTGAAGATCGCCTGTCGGCGGTTCAGCAGCGCGGCGGCTGGCACCTCCACCGCAATGCGCGAACGGGCGTCGAACAGCGTCCTCAGCACATCGCGCACCACCGCGTCCGGCGTGGACTCCGCCGTGACGAGGTAGTTCGGCACGGCCATCGTGGGCGCCGGTGCCGTGAGCCCGTAGGTGCCGGCCGGGAAGTCCGCCGTGCGATAGACATCGGAGTAGCGGTCGTTGACCGCGTTGACCCACTCCTGCTCGACCGGGAGCAATCGCACCGGCAGATCGGATGCGAGGTCCTGGATACCGGGGGTCGGCAGACCGCCCACCCAGAAGAAACCGTCGATGTCCGACTCCTCCATCGCGCGGATCGACTCCTGCAGGTCCAGCTGCGGGTTCCGCACCGACGCCACGTCGACCCCGGCTGCGTCGAGCACGCGACGGGCGATCACGTTCACCCCCGAGCTCTCCGCCCCCAGCGACACGGTCTTTCCCGCGAGATCCGGGATGCCCTCGACATCCGAATCCGCACGCACCACGATGTGCACGTACTCGTCATACAGCCGCGCCACCGTCCGCACCGGAAGCGGATCGTGGAACGCTCCGACGCCGGCGACCGCATCCGCCGCCGCGTCGCCCTGCGCGAAGCCGAGCAGCGCTTCACCGCTGCCCACCTGCAGCAGGTTCTCGACGGAGCCGTCGGTCTCCTCGACTGCCGCGCGGACGCCGAGCGCGTCCGAGAGCTCGGCGGCGAGGTGGCTCCCGTAATCGAAGTAGACGCCGGTCGAGCCCCCGCCGGCGATCACGGCGGTGTCATCTCCCCATTCGCTCGCCCGCGGCGTGCACGCGCTCAGGGCCGCGACCAGCACCGCAGCCGTGATGACTGCCAGGACCCGCCTCCCTGCGGCGCTCATGCGATCACCCCTTCCGGCACTCGCAGCGCGACCATCAACCCGCCGCCTTCGGGCGATGAGACCGACAGCTCCGCACCGATCGACGAGAGGAGGTCGGTGGCGATCGCGAGCCCCAACCCCGAGCCCGGTGTATCGCCGCTGTCGGCGCTGCGCCAGAATCGGTCGGTCGCGGAACCGACCTGGTCCTCGGGAAGTCCGGGACCGTGGTCGCGCACGGTGATCACGGCCGTGTCGGCCTCACGGTGCGCGCCGACCTCGATCGTGCCCTCATCCGGCGAGAACTTGACGGCGTTGTCGATCACCGCGTCCAGGGCACTCTCCACGATCGTGCGATCCGTCACGCTCACGACCGCGTTCTCGCCGACGGCGCGGAACGCGATGCCGCGCTGAGCGGCGACCTCGCGCCACGCGTCGGCGCGCCGGGCTGCCACGACCGCCAGATCGACGGCGGAGAACATCGAGTCCGCCTGCCCTCGACGTGCGAGCCCGAGCAGCGTCTCGAGGATGCGGGCCATCCGCCGCCCCTCTTCTCGGGTCTCCTCCACATCACCCTGCCACTCGGGACCGAGCCCGGTCGAGAGGTGTTCGACGCGCAGCAGCAGGGCGTTGAGAGGGTTCCGCAGTTCATGGGAGGCGTTCAGCGCGAACTCCTGTTGCCGCGCCAGCACACGTTCGATCTCTTCGGCCATGCCGTTGAAGACACGGGTCATCCGTCGCAGCTCCGGAGGGCCGGTGTCCTCCGAGACCCGCGCGTGCATCTCGCCGCGCTCGATCGCGATCATCGCCTCATCCAGACGGCGCACCGGCGAGAGCACCCAGCGCGCCAGCTGGAACACGAGCAGCACGCCCAAGACGATCGACACGACCGCGATCGCCCCGAGCACCAGCATCTGCTGCAGGATGGCGGCACGTGGCGCCTCGACGTCGGCCGTGATCATGACAGCACCGATCACATCGCCGTCGTCGAACACCGGTTCCACCATGCCCGTGTCGGGGATCACCCAGGGGAACGCCGGTTCCGGTGCCTCCGCCCTTCGCCCCGAGAGCGCCAGGCGCACGCGCTCGGCCTCATCATCGGCCAGGACCTCGAGGCCGGGATCGCTCATCGCCCACGCAGCGCCCGTGAGGTCGAACACGACCACCTCGATCCCGTACACGTCCTGGAAGCGTCGGGCCTCCCCCTCGATCACGGTCGCACTCCCCGAGCTGAGCGCCTGCCGTGCGCTGGTCACGAAGTAGCCGAGGTCGCCCAGCTGCTCGGTGTAGAGCGCCTGCTGGATGCTGCGCGCCGCGCTGAGCCCTGTAGCCCCGCCGAGCGAGAGCAGGATGGCGATCAACGGCACGAGGAAGACGATGACGAGTCGGGTGCGCATCGCTCAGGCGCCCGCCAGCCGGTATCCGACTCCCCGTACGGTCTCGATCAGCGTGCGTTCTCCGGTCTTGCGACGGATCGCGCCGACATGCACCTCGAGCGAGTGCCCGAAGCCGCGCCAGTCGGTGTTCCACACCTCGCGGATGAGCCGTTCCTTGGGCACGGCGACACCGGGATAGCGTGCCAGCACCGCGACGATGTCGAACTCCTTGCGGGTGAGCTCGACCGGCACCTCGTCGATGAGGAGCTGCCGGGCGACGAAGTCGATCTGCACCTCCCCGTCGTGCACCACGATCCGCGCATCGGAGTCCGGTCGCACCGCACGTGAGCGCCGCGTGACCGCTTCGATGCGGGCCAGCAGCTCATGCACGTCGTAGGGTTTCACGACGAAGTCGTCGGCGCCGGCGCGGAGGCCCTTGATGCGCTCGGTGACCTGGCTCCTCGCCGTGACGACCACGATCGGCACGTCGGAGCGACCGCGGATCCGCCGGCACAGATCGATGCCGTCGACATCGGGCAGGCCCAGATCCAGCAGCACCACCTCGGTGTCGGCATCGAGGAGATCCAGGGCCTGAGCGCCGTCCGCAGCGCGAACGGTCGCATAGCCGGAGCGTGCGAGGAAGGCATCGAGAGCAGCGGCGACGCGTTCGTCGTCCTCCACGATCAGAATCCTCATCGATCCTGTCTCTCGTCGCGCAGCTCAGCCCGCAGCAGCGCGCTGGGCGAAAGCACTCTCATACAGGCAGACGCTGGCGGCGGTCGCCAGGTTCAGGGATTCCGCGCGACCGAAGATCGGCAGCTTCAGCACGCGGTCCGCGAGCTCCAAGGCCGTGTCCTCCAAGCCTCGGGCCTCGTTGCCGAACAGCCAGGCGGTGGGCTCCGCCAGCACACCGTCGGCACGCGCCGCGAGCAGGTCATCGCCCTTGACATCGGCCGCGAGGATGTTGAGCCCTGCCGCGTGGGCACGGTCGACGACATCAGCCAGATCAGCGGCGACGGAGACCGGCAAGTGGAACAGCGAGCCTGTCGTCGCGCGCACCACCTTGGGGTTGTAAGGGTCGACGGTGCGACCGGTCAGCACGACGGCGTCCGCCCCTGCCGCATCGGCCGCGCGGATGATCGTTCCGAGGTTGCCCGGATCACGCACCTCCTCGCAGATCGCGACGAGTCGAGGGCGTGCGGCGAACACGTCGCGCACGGATGTCGGCATCTGTCGGACGACCGCGATCAGCCCCTGCGGGGTGACCGTGTCTGCCATCGCGTTCAGGACGTACTCGGTGACGTACTCGACGTCGATGTCGGCATCCGCAGCGTTTGCACGGATGTCCGCATGCTTCTCCCAACCTGTCGGCGTCGCGAACAGCTCGACGATCGACTCAGGGCGGTAGGTGAGCGCTTCGCGCACGGCCTGCGGACCTTCGAGAAGGAACAGACCTGTCTCGGTACGCGCGCTGCGCTTGGTCAGCTTCGCGACAGCACGGACTCGGGGGGACCGGGGGTTCTCCAGCACGTGTCACAGTCTAAGAGGCGCGAGGCGCCCGAAACGCCAATCCGCGCTCGACGCGGCACGGGGACGACGAAGGGCGCCCTCCCGAAGGAGAGCGCCCTGAGCAGCGTCTGATGCTTACGCAGCCGACTTCGGCGCGTTGACGTCGGAAGGCAGAGCCTTCTTGGCCGTCTCGACCAACGTCGCGAACGTGGCTGCATCGTTGACCGCGAGGTCGGCGAGCATGCGACGGTCGACCGTGACACCCGCGAGGCCGAGGCCCTGGATGAAGCGGTTGTAGGTCATGCCGTTCAGGCGAGCCGCAGCGTTGATGCGCTGGATCCACAGACGGCGGAAGTCGCCCTTGCGCTTGCGACGGTCACGGTACGAGTAGACCAGCGAGTGGATGACCTGCTCTTTGGCCTTGCGGTAGAGGCGCGAACGCTGACCGCGG
It encodes:
- a CDS encoding amino acid ABC transporter permease translates to MSSVLYDVPGPRAIARNRILAIVTIAVVLAIVGFVILRMFETGQFSSEKWYVFTFSNVWMGILKALGNTLAAFALAAVLSIILGFTLAIGRLSEHAWVRIPVTAITELFRAVPVLVFMMLLYYGLPVVGVKMDPYWAVVIALMAYNGSVLAEVLRAGIESLPRGQKEAGYAIGLRKSGVMRLILLPQAIRAMLPVIVAQLVVTMKDTALGFIITYPELLYYAKQLTSQQGRPILQSAFVIGGIYIIMCLILSGIARWVEIRTRRSPKVSAIVGGGNPAADDESTLTEVIAMQRGAGKFDMGNGPGAV
- a CDS encoding amino acid ABC transporter permease, which translates into the protein MDVIFGNLDLWGKAIGNTLLVFFIGGIIALVLGMIVGAMRVSPIPIARGVGTLYVNIVRNTPLTLVFFFFVFGYPQLGLPDLSNTVLGILAIGIYTATYVAEVLRAGINTVPVGQAEAARAIGLPFGQVMTLVILPQAFRSVVPPMMSVFIALLKNTTVAAGFSIAELAALRSTINDSADRPGNPMEVLLWVAVVFVVLVLLMSWLQRHLENRWRIAR
- a CDS encoding glutamate ABC transporter substrate-binding protein; this translates as MRRTRTLAGIGIAATALLALTACNSGTPSSPGAGTGGEEGGEESTWFEVATDVQLEGSPTFDAIKERDKVVVGVKEDQPGLGYLDVTSGERTGFDVDIARWIAASLGYDEDKIEFKPIASANREQAIVNGDIDYYVGTYSINDKRKELIDFAGPYFVTGQGLLVAADADDAEALEDFNGKTVCSATGSTPIQNIKANFPDIKTQEYDLYSACVQDLIDGKVDAVTTDQAILIGYAAQYPDDVKVTGGLFTEENYGVGLAKGDDVLRAHINELFTDGGDIWQAIFDKNLGSSGIEVEQPAVDAY
- a CDS encoding amino acid ABC transporter ATP-binding protein; the protein is MMTSGTALVVVENVQKHYGDFQALTDIDLTVNSGEVVVVIGPSGSGKSTLCRTINRLETITSGSIRIDGKELPAEGKGLANLRADVGMVFQSFNLFAHLTILENVTLGPIKVRGMKKADAEKEAMVLLERVGIAKQASKLPAQLSGGQQQRVAIARALAMQPKVMLFDEPTSALDPEMINEVLDVMVDLAHDGMTMIVVTHEMGFARKAADRVVFMADGRIVEEATPEEFFTNPKSDRAKDFLSKLLTH
- a CDS encoding TAXI family TRAP transporter solute-binding subunit — protein: MSAAGRRVLAVITAAVLVAALSACTPRASEWGDDTAVIAGGGSTGVYFDYGSHLAAELSDALGVRAAVEETDGSVENLLQVGSGEALLGFAQGDAAADAVAGVGAFHDPLPVRTVARLYDEYVHIVVRADSDVEGIPDLAGKTVSLGAESSGVNVIARRVLDAAGVDVASVRNPQLDLQESIRAMEESDIDGFFWVGGLPTPGIQDLASDLPVRLLPVEQEWVNAVNDRYSDVYRTADFPAGTYGLTAPAPTMAVPNYLVTAESTPDAVVRDVLRTLFDARSRIAVEVPAAALLNRRQAIFTAPVDLHPGAVEYYRETRR
- a CDS encoding sensor histidine kinase; protein product: MRTRLVIVFLVPLIAILLSLGGATGLSAARSIQQALYTEQLGDLGYFVTSARQALSSGSATVIEGEARRFQDVYGIEVVVFDLTGAAWAMSDPGLEVLADDEAERVRLALSGRRAEAPEPAFPWVIPDTGMVEPVFDDGDVIGAVMITADVEAPRAAILQQMLVLGAIAVVSIVLGVLLVFQLARWVLSPVRRLDEAMIAIERGEMHARVSEDTGPPELRRMTRVFNGMAEEIERVLARQQEFALNASHELRNPLNALLLRVEHLSTGLGPEWQGDVEETREEGRRMARILETLLGLARRGQADSMFSAVDLAVVAARRADAWREVAAQRGIAFRAVGENAVVSVTDRTIVESALDAVIDNAVKFSPDEGTIEVGAHREADTAVITVRDHGPGLPEDQVGSATDRFWRSADSGDTPGSGLGLAIATDLLSSIGAELSVSSPEGGGLMVALRVPEGVIA
- a CDS encoding response regulator transcription factor, with amino-acid sequence MRILIVEDDERVAAALDAFLARSGYATVRAADGAQALDLLDADTEVVLLDLGLPDVDGIDLCRRIRGRSDVPIVVVTARSQVTERIKGLRAGADDFVVKPYDVHELLARIEAVTRRSRAVRPDSDARIVVHDGEVQIDFVARQLLIDEVPVELTRKEFDIVAVLARYPGVAVPKERLIREVWNTDWRGFGHSLEVHVGAIRRKTGERTLIETVRGVGYRLAGA
- a CDS encoding TrmH family RNA methyltransferase, whose product is MLENPRSPRVRAVAKLTKRSARTETGLFLLEGPQAVREALTYRPESIVELFATPTGWEKHADIRANAADADIDVEYVTEYVLNAMADTVTPQGLIAVVRQMPTSVRDVFAARPRLVAICEEVRDPGNLGTIIRAADAAGADAVVLTGRTVDPYNPKVVRATTGSLFHLPVSVAADLADVVDRAHAAGLNILAADVKGDDLLAARADGVLAEPTAWLFGNEARGLEDTALELADRVLKLPIFGRAESLNLATAASVCLYESAFAQRAAAG
- the rplT gene encoding 50S ribosomal protein L20; its protein translation is MARVKRAVNAHKKRRVILERAKGYRGQRSRLYRKAKEQVIHSLVYSYRDRRKRKGDFRRLWIQRINAAARLNGMTYNRFIQGLGLAGVTVDRRMLADLAVNDAATFATLVETAKKALPSDVNAPKSAA